Proteins encoded within one genomic window of Brassica rapa cultivar Chiifu-401-42 chromosome A09, CAAS_Brap_v3.01, whole genome shotgun sequence:
- the LOC103843766 gene encoding silicon efflux transporter LSI2 — MAMAPVVKLVLGSIAFAIFWILAVFPSVPFLPIGRTAGSLFGAMLMVIFQVITPDQAYAAIDLPILGLLFGTMVVSIYLERADMFKYLGTLLSWRSRGPKDLLCRVCLVSAVSSALFTNDTCCVVLTEFVLKIARQKNLPPHPFLLALATSANIGSSATPIGNPQNLVIAVQSKISFWEFLRGVFPAMIVGIIVNAVMLLAMYWRLLSDHKEEEENEVSEGVVAVEEEDVTSHRFSPATLPHLSSFRSEETNGRTDPETLRNRGASSGESSASRDHQADAESQGESYPTTINSNVLLFQTKRWRRVLWKSSVYLITLGMLISLLMGLNMSWTAITAALALVVLDFKDARPSLEKVSYSLLIFFCGMFITVDGFNKTGIPTALWDLMEPYANIDEAKGTAVLALVILVLSNVASNVPTVLLLGARVAASAAAGEEEKKAWLLLAWVSTVAGNLTLLGSAANLIVCEQARRAVSHGYTLTFTKHLKFGLPSTLIVTAIGLYLIK, encoded by the exons ATGGCAATGGCGCCTGTAGTGAAACTGGTTCTAGGCTCAATAGCCTTCGCAATCTTCTGGATACTAGCGGTCTTCCCGTCCGTACCGTTCCTCCCAATCGGTCGAACCGCCGGCTCCCTCTTCGGCGCCATGCTCATGGTCATCTTCCAAGTCATCACCCCCGACCAAGCCTACGCCGCCATCGACCTCCCCATCCTCGGCCTCCTCTTCGGAACCATGGTCGTTAGCATCTACCTCGAGAGAGCCGACATGTTCAAGTACTTGGGGACGCTGCTCTCTTGGAGAAGCAGAGGACCCAAAGACTTGCTCTGCCGCGTGTGCCTCGTCTCCGCTGTTTCCAGCGCTCTTTTCACCAACGACACTTGTTGTGTGGTCTTAACCGAGTTCGTGTTGAAGATCGCTAGGCAGAAGAATCTTCCTCCTCACCCGTTTCTGCTCGCTTTGGCCACGAGTGCTAATATTGGTTCTTCAGCGACTCCTATTGGGAATCCTCAGAATCTTGTTATCGCTGTTCAGAGCAAGATCTCGTTCTGGGAGTTTCTTCGTGGAGTGTTTCCTGCGATGATCGTTGGGATTATTGTTAATGCTGTGATGCTTCTCGCTATGTACTGGCGGTTATTGTCTGATCataaagaagaggaagagaatgaAGTTTCTGAAGGTGTTGTTgctgttgaagaagaagatgttacCTCCCATCGATTCTCTCCAGCTACGTTACCTCATCTAAGCTCTTTCAGATCGGAAGAAACTAACGGGAGAACGGATCCCGAGACTCTCAGGAACAGAGGGGCTTCCTCTGGTGAGAGCAGTGCGTCTAGAGACCACCAAGCTGACGCTGAGTCACAAGGAGAGAGCTATCCTACAACCATCAACAGCAATGTGTTGTTGTTTCAAACCAAGAGGTGGAGGAGAGTTTTGTGGAAGTCAAGTGTTTATTTAATCACGCTTGGGATGTTAATTTCTCTGCTTATGGGTTTGAACATGTCTTGGACTGCGATCACCGCGGCTTTAGCTCTTGTTGTTCTTGATTTTAAAGACGCGAGGCCTTCTCTTGAGAAGGTGTCGTATTCGCTTTTGATCTTCTTCTGTGGGATGTTTATAACCGTGGATGGATTCAACAAAACTGGTATCCCTACGGCTCTGTGGGATCTCATGGAGCCGTATGCGAATATCGATGAAGCTAAAGGAACCGCGGTGCTAGCACTTGTGATTCTTGTCCTATCCAATGTAGCCTCCAATGTACCAACAG TGTTATTGTTGGGAGCAAGAGTAGCGGCATCAGCGGCGGCAggggaggaggagaagaaggcgTGGTTGTTGCTGGCGTGGGTTAGTACGGTGGCTGGAAACTTGACGTTGCTTGGTTCAGCAGCTAACTTGATAGTGTGTGAGCAAGCTCGTAGAGCAGTGAGCCATGGATACACTCTCACTTTCACTAAACACTTGAAGTTTGGTTTACCTTCAACGCTCATCGTTACGGCCATTGGTCTCTACCTTATCAAGTAA